From Solea solea chromosome 20, fSolSol10.1, whole genome shotgun sequence, one genomic window encodes:
- the ciarta gene encoding circadian associated repressor of transcription a, whose protein sequence is MNSLGTFSKWPSNDSLPTSSSEQTEDEADISSEGEGHSRRRQAPFADEFSGNCVNLRPYSIQLQSRSSSDQSGRCPETGHSVSSLGAASLGSSPVTPGDLVFAQKCTDLHKFAHPLHTLLKGLKTGRFDKGLTSFQQSVAIDRLQRILGVLQKPDMGEKYLQHLVQIEIMLKVWFPHLAFQSIDKPKQTITPQLPPHWCQNQLHMPVKKRKLSCLDFEPAIKIPNKHKHHQHKKPWNSVSMYLPASAERLEITAEERAQAAESSCRAGHTFTDSHSTSRRPAYLSGNRTNNNQIQHELSSPFHCGSIATQDNSVSSTGNVAANDLAGLH, encoded by the exons ATGAATTCACTGGGCACATTTTCCAAATGGCCTTCTAATGACTCGTTACCCACCTCCTCAAGTGAGCAGACGGAGGATGAAGCAGACATCTCCTCAGAGGGAGAGGGCcacagcagaagaagacaagCTCCCTTCGCTGATGAGTTTTCTGGAAATTGTGTCAATTTACGACCTTATTCAATTCAGCTGCAGTCAAGGTCCAGCAGTGACCAGTCGGGACGCTGTCCTGAAACTGGACACTCAGTATCATCTCTTGGAGCGGCCAGTTTAGGCTCATCACCAGTGACACCGGGTGACCTGGTCTTCGCTCAGAAG tgtACAGATTTGCACAAGTTTGCCCATCCTTTGCATACACTTCTGAAGGGACTAAAGACAGGGCGATTTGACAAAG GTTTGACCAGTTTCCAGCAGAGCGTTGCCATCGATAGATTGCAGAGGATTCTTGGAGTTCTACAGAAGCCTGATATggg AGAAAAATACCTCCAACATCTGGTGCAGATAGAGATAATGCTAAAAGTCTGGTTCCCTCATTTGGCTTTTCAGTCCATCgataaaccaaaacaaaccatCACTCCCCAGCTTCCACCACATTGGTGCCAAAATCAGCTCCATATGCCAGTGAAG AAAAGAAAACTGAGCTGTTTAGATTTTGAACCTGCCATCAAAATCCCAAACAAGCATAAGCACCATCAACATAAAAAGCCTTGGAACAGTGTTTCCATGTATCTACCTGCGTCTGCTGAGAGACTGGAAATTACAGCGGAAGAAAGAGCTCAAGCAGCTGAGAGTAGCTGTAGAGCTGGACACACGTTTACAGACAGCCACAGCACTTCCAGGAGGCCGGCATATTTAAGTGGCAATAGAACGAATAATAATCAGATCCAGCATGAGCTTTCTTCACCCTTCCATTGTGGCAGCATAGCTACACAAGACAACTCTGTGTCATCCACTGGCAACGTTGCTGCAAATGACTTAGCTGGACTTCACTGA
- the mrps21 gene encoding 28S ribosomal protein S21, mitochondrial, whose product MARHLRFIARTVMVQDGNVDAAYKTLNRVLTQDGIIDSVKRKRYFEKPCRERQRKTFETCRRIYHTEMARKIAFISRTNRDDPWLGC is encoded by the exons ATGGCGAGACATCTTCGCTTCATTGCGCGAACAGTGATGGTTCAAGACGGCAACGTCGACGCAGCGTACAAGACTTTAAACAG GGTCCTCACGCAGGATGGAATTATTGATTCTGTGAAGCGTAAGCGCTACTTTGAGAAGCCCTGCCGGGAGCGACAGCGGAAGACCTTTGAGACCTGTCGGCGGATCTACCACACGGAGATGGCGAGGAAAATCGCCTTCATCTCCAGGACTAACAGAGACGACCCTTGGCTTGGCTGCTAG